The following proteins are encoded in a genomic region of Cellulomonas sp. ES6:
- a CDS encoding ATP-binding cassette domain-containing protein: MKVVLDGLGHRFPGQPFLFRGLSATLLPDRVYALVGPSGSGKSTLLSLLAGWLHPSEGTVDRHGVARVGWVFQNPHGVARRTALDHVVLPLLTQGHTRREAEDRARTLLAGFGLEEVADREFAALSGGEAQRLVLARGIAARPELFLVDEPTAQLDARTAAQVSSTLGGLAREGTVVVVATHDAQTRAACTDTLDLAACADLTTHAVRGVDPVRGVGA, from the coding sequence ATGAAGGTGGTGCTCGACGGGCTGGGCCACCGGTTCCCCGGCCAGCCGTTCCTCTTCCGCGGGCTGTCCGCGACGCTCCTCCCCGACCGCGTGTACGCCCTGGTCGGGCCGTCCGGGTCGGGCAAGAGCACGTTGCTCTCGCTGCTCGCCGGGTGGCTCCACCCGTCCGAGGGGACCGTCGACCGGCACGGTGTGGCACGGGTGGGCTGGGTGTTCCAGAACCCCCACGGCGTCGCGCGCCGCACCGCGCTCGACCACGTGGTGCTGCCGCTGCTCACGCAGGGGCACACGCGGCGCGAGGCCGAGGACCGGGCGCGGACGCTGCTCGCGGGGTTCGGCCTCGAGGAGGTCGCGGACCGGGAGTTCGCCGCCCTCTCGGGCGGTGAGGCGCAGCGGCTCGTGCTCGCCCGCGGCATCGCCGCCCGGCCCGAGCTGTTCCTCGTCGACGAGCCGACCGCCCAGCTCGACGCGCGGACCGCGGCGCAGGTCAGCAGCACCCTCGGCGGCCTCGCCCGGGAGGGGACCGTCGTGGTGGTCGCGACGCACGACGCCCAGACCCGCGCGGCGTGCACCGACACCCTCGACCTCGCGGCCTGTGCCGACCTCACCACCCACGCCGTCCGCGGGGTCGACCCGGTCCGCGGGGTCGGCGCGTGA
- a CDS encoding Lrp/AsnC ligand binding domain-containing protein, translating into MLTAIVHIDTDAARIPEAAAAIAEIPGVSEVYSVTGGVDLIAMVRVREHEELADIIADRVSKVPGVVRTQTFIAFRTYSQHDLEQAFALGIEG; encoded by the coding sequence ATGCTGACCGCCATCGTGCACATCGACACCGACGCCGCGCGCATCCCCGAGGCCGCCGCGGCGATCGCCGAGATCCCCGGGGTGAGCGAGGTCTACTCGGTCACCGGCGGGGTCGACCTCATCGCGATGGTGCGCGTCCGGGAGCACGAGGAGCTGGCGGACATCATCGCGGACCGCGTCAGCAAGGTCCCGGGCGTCGTGCGGACGCAGACGTTCATCGCGTTCCGGACGTACTCGCAGCACGACCTCGAGCAGGCGTTCGCCCTGGGCATCGAGGGCTGA
- a CDS encoding superoxide dismutase: protein MADYTLPDLPYDYAALEPHISGRIMELHHDKHHATYVAGANTALEKLAAARESGDFGAIAGLEKALAFNLGGHVNHSVFWQNLSPEGGDKPVGELAAAIDEFFGSFDKFQAHFTNNATTIMGSGWSILAWDSIGQKLVIVQLYDQQGNIPLGLVPIVVLDMWEHAFYLDYVNVKADYVKAWWNIVSWADAGERFTRARTQTSGLIVPAL from the coding sequence ATGGCTGACTACACCCTTCCGGACCTGCCCTACGACTACGCGGCGCTGGAGCCGCACATCTCCGGCCGCATCATGGAGCTGCACCACGACAAGCACCACGCGACGTACGTGGCCGGCGCCAACACCGCGCTGGAGAAGCTCGCGGCAGCCCGGGAGTCCGGCGACTTCGGCGCGATCGCGGGCCTCGAGAAGGCCCTGGCGTTCAACCTGGGCGGCCACGTGAACCACTCGGTGTTCTGGCAGAACCTCTCCCCCGAGGGCGGCGACAAGCCGGTCGGCGAGCTCGCCGCGGCGATCGACGAGTTCTTCGGCTCGTTCGACAAGTTCCAGGCGCACTTCACCAACAACGCCACGACCATCATGGGCTCCGGCTGGTCGATCCTCGCGTGGGACTCCATCGGGCAGAAGCTCGTCATCGTGCAGCTCTACGACCAGCAGGGCAACATCCCGCTGGGCCTCGTGCCGATCGTCGTGCTCGACATGTGGGAGCACGCGTTCTACCTCGACTACGTCAACGTCAAGGCGGACTACGTCAAGGCCTGGTGGAACATCGTCAGCTGGGCGGACGCCGGCGAGCGCTTCACGCGCGCGCGCACGCAGACCTCGGGTCTCATCGTCCCGGCGCTCTGA
- the trpD gene encoding anthranilate phosphoribosyltransferase: protein MTQGAGPVPAVTWPDLLASLVARQDLTEAQTAWAMDQIMSGEASPARIAGFLIGLRAKGETVAELTALADTMLAHALRFEVPGRSVDIVGTGGDRAHTVNVSTMASLVVAGTGVRVVKHGNRAASSSSGSADVLEALGIRLDQTPERVAALASEVGITFCFALTFHPAMRHVAVARRELGIGTVFNFLGPLTNPAQPAAAAIGVADPRMAGLVAGVLARRGTEALVFRGDDGLDELAPTGTAHVWHVTGGAVTEHVLDPVADLGLTPLTVADLRGADAAFNAGVARAVLAGEHVASRETVLLNAAAALVADGSLPGTGAEGGGLVDRLRSGLEHAARAVDSGAAAEVLARWSAAS, encoded by the coding sequence ATGACGCAGGGCGCGGGCCCCGTGCCGGCGGTGACCTGGCCGGACCTGCTGGCGTCGCTCGTCGCGCGGCAGGACCTCACGGAGGCGCAGACCGCCTGGGCGATGGACCAGATCATGTCCGGCGAGGCGTCCCCGGCGCGGATCGCCGGGTTCCTCATCGGGCTGCGCGCCAAGGGCGAGACCGTCGCCGAGCTGACGGCGCTCGCCGACACGATGCTCGCCCACGCCCTGCGCTTCGAGGTGCCCGGGCGGTCCGTGGACATCGTCGGCACCGGCGGGGACCGCGCGCACACCGTCAACGTCTCGACGATGGCGTCGCTCGTCGTCGCCGGGACCGGCGTCCGGGTCGTCAAGCACGGCAACCGGGCCGCGTCCTCGTCGTCCGGTTCCGCGGACGTGCTCGAGGCGCTCGGCATCCGGCTCGACCAGACCCCCGAGCGCGTCGCCGCCCTGGCATCCGAGGTCGGCATCACGTTCTGCTTCGCCCTGACGTTCCACCCCGCCATGCGGCACGTGGCCGTCGCGCGCCGCGAGCTCGGCATCGGCACCGTCTTCAACTTCCTGGGCCCGCTCACCAACCCGGCGCAGCCGGCCGCCGCCGCGATCGGCGTCGCCGACCCCCGCATGGCGGGGCTCGTGGCCGGCGTGCTCGCGCGGCGCGGCACCGAGGCGCTGGTGTTCCGGGGGGACGACGGCCTCGACGAGCTGGCGCCGACCGGGACCGCCCACGTCTGGCACGTCACCGGCGGTGCCGTCACCGAGCACGTGCTCGACCCCGTCGCGGACCTCGGTCTGACGCCGCTGACCGTGGCCGACCTGCGGGGCGCCGACGCGGCCTTCAACGCCGGTGTCGCGCGGGCCGTCCTCGCCGGGGAGCACGTCGCGTCCCGGGAGACCGTGCTGCTCAACGCCGCCGCGGCCCTCGTCGCCGACGGTTCCCTGCCCGGGACGGGCGCGGAGGGCGGTGGCCTCGTGGACCGGCTGCGCAGCGGCCTCGAGCACGCCGCGCGGGCGGTCGACTCCGGGGCGGCGGCCGAGGTCCTGGCGCGCTGGAGCGCGGCGAGCTGA
- a CDS encoding heme-copper oxidase subunit III, with product MTCVTTATAAPTSAPRVSVNRPNPVSVGTIVWLASELMFFAGLFAMYFTLRATVPEEWAVQTEKLNVTFAAVNTTVLLLSSVTCQMGVWAAERFQPVRSGSLLNVRGWGMNEWMTLTYVMGAFFIGGQIFEYAELVHEGLTISSSPYGSVFYLTTGFHGLHVVGGLIAFLFLLGRSFTAKRFGHHEATTAIVTSYYWHFVDVVWIALFATIYLIK from the coding sequence CTGACGTGCGTGACGACCGCAACGGCTGCCCCCACGTCCGCTCCCCGGGTGAGCGTCAACCGACCGAACCCGGTGTCGGTGGGCACCATCGTGTGGCTCGCGTCGGAGCTGATGTTCTTCGCGGGCCTGTTCGCGATGTACTTCACGCTGCGCGCCACGGTCCCCGAGGAGTGGGCCGTGCAGACGGAGAAGCTCAACGTCACGTTCGCGGCGGTGAACACGACGGTGCTGCTGCTGTCGTCCGTCACCTGCCAGATGGGCGTGTGGGCCGCGGAGCGGTTCCAGCCGGTGCGCTCCGGCTCGCTGCTGAACGTGCGCGGCTGGGGCATGAACGAGTGGATGACGCTCACCTACGTCATGGGTGCGTTCTTCATCGGCGGGCAGATCTTCGAGTACGCGGAGCTGGTGCACGAGGGCCTGACGATCTCGTCGAGCCCCTACGGCTCCGTCTTCTACCTGACGACCGGCTTCCACGGCCTCCACGTGGTCGGCGGCCTCATCGCGTTCCTGTTCCTCCTGGGCCGGTCCTTCACGGCGAAGCGGTTCGGCCACCACGAGGCGACGACCGCGATCGTCACGTCCTACTACTGGCACTTCGTCGACGTGGTCTGGATCGCGCTGTTCGCGACGATCTACCTGATCAAGTGA
- a CDS encoding cytochrome c — protein MKALAARRHHRSAPVVLLLLALLLTGAVYAIAQPASADAAQATASESDIATGQKLFQANCATCHGPTAEGREAVDGGAGGPSLIGVGAAAVDFQVGTGRMPAQMNGQQIQAKPVQFTQDDIDKLAAYVASLGAGPAVPTAEQVDPSLGDAANGMALFRTNCAMCHNAVGAGGALSQGKWAPSLDQTTPTHIYEAMLTGPQSMPVFNDANITPDEKRDIIAYLDEQRDGSPGGLSLGSLGPVSEGLWAWVVGIGLLIAASVWIGAKSS, from the coding sequence GTGAAGGCACTCGCCGCCCGCAGGCACCACCGGTCCGCACCGGTCGTGCTGCTCCTGCTGGCGCTGCTGCTGACCGGTGCGGTGTACGCGATCGCCCAGCCCGCCAGCGCCGACGCGGCGCAGGCGACGGCCAGCGAGAGCGACATCGCCACCGGCCAGAAGCTGTTCCAGGCCAACTGCGCCACCTGCCACGGCCCGACCGCCGAGGGCCGTGAGGCCGTCGACGGCGGCGCCGGCGGCCCCTCCCTCATCGGCGTGGGCGCCGCCGCGGTCGACTTCCAGGTCGGCACCGGCCGCATGCCCGCGCAGATGAACGGCCAGCAGATCCAGGCCAAGCCCGTCCAGTTCACGCAGGACGACATCGACAAGCTCGCGGCGTACGTCGCCTCGCTGGGCGCCGGGCCCGCGGTGCCGACCGCCGAGCAGGTGGACCCGAGCCTCGGCGACGCGGCGAACGGCATGGCCCTGTTCCGCACGAACTGCGCCATGTGCCACAACGCGGTCGGCGCCGGCGGCGCGCTGTCCCAGGGCAAGTGGGCGCCCTCGCTCGACCAGACCACGCCCACGCACATCTACGAGGCGATGCTCACCGGCCCCCAGTCGATGCCGGTGTTCAACGACGCCAACATCACCCCGGACGAGAAGCGCGACATCATCGCGTACCTCGACGAGCAGCGTGACGGGTCGCCGGGCGGCCTCTCCCTCGGCTCGCTCGGTCCCGTCAGCGAGGGCCTGTGGGCCTGGGTGGTCGGCATCGGCCTGCTGATCGCCGCCTCGGTCTGGATCGGAGCCAAGTCCTCGTGA
- a CDS encoding cytochrome c oxidase subunit 4, whose protein sequence is MKVEPYLFLGGVLFFIPIGLIYAWWSDGEPVGTVGIPLVGGLVGMIGGYLLLVSRRIDARPEDDPEALVAEGAGDQGVFSPWSWWPITVAAAGAVAFLGMAVGWWLLYVGAALGVIGLVGWIFEFSRGQHAH, encoded by the coding sequence ATGAAGGTCGAGCCGTACCTGTTCCTGGGCGGCGTCCTGTTCTTCATCCCGATCGGCCTGATCTACGCGTGGTGGAGCGACGGCGAGCCCGTCGGCACCGTCGGCATCCCGCTGGTCGGGGGCCTCGTCGGCATGATCGGCGGCTACCTGCTGCTGGTGTCCCGCCGCATCGACGCCCGCCCCGAGGACGACCCGGAGGCGCTCGTCGCGGAGGGCGCCGGCGACCAGGGCGTGTTCAGCCCGTGGAGCTGGTGGCCGATCACGGTGGCGGCGGCCGGCGCGGTGGCGTTCCTCGGGATGGCCGTCGGCTGGTGGCTGCTGTACGTCGGCGCGGCCCTCGGGGTCATCGGCCTCGTCGGGTGGATCTTCGAGTTCTCCCGCGGCCAGCACGCGCACTGA
- a CDS encoding Rieske 2Fe-2S domain-containing protein, whose product MNSPHDPSTDLTTRDGSAPVPERFEDPGLEAHRARVGDTDPKANKRAERQVVVLFTISILGTIGAIVAYALVPPGETVGSMRLSNLLLGLGLFLGLAGIGLAAVHWAKSLMNDHERAEDRHPTASSAENRVKAVEALREGAKDSSIGRRGVLKGAMVTSLALFPLSIAVPLVGNLGGDWNVARSKHTMWRRGTRLTIDPSGRPIKASDVTIGSVFHVIPQGLEEAEHPLNEKAKAVVLMIRMDPRDIRSEQGEGWSYDGIVAFSKICTHVGCPVALYEQQTHHILCPCHQSTFDAADGAKVVFGPAKRPLPQLPITVDDEGYLVAQDGFNEPIGPSFWERLT is encoded by the coding sequence GTGAACTCACCCCACGACCCCTCGACCGACCTGACCACCCGGGACGGCTCCGCGCCGGTGCCCGAGCGGTTCGAGGACCCGGGCCTCGAGGCGCACCGCGCCCGTGTGGGCGACACCGACCCGAAGGCGAACAAGCGCGCCGAGCGGCAGGTCGTCGTCCTGTTCACCATCTCGATCCTCGGCACGATCGGCGCGATCGTCGCGTACGCGCTCGTCCCGCCGGGCGAGACGGTCGGCAGCATGCGGCTGTCCAACCTGCTGCTCGGGCTCGGGCTGTTCCTCGGCCTGGCCGGCATCGGGCTCGCGGCGGTCCACTGGGCCAAGTCCCTGATGAACGACCACGAGCGCGCCGAGGACCGCCACCCCACGGCGTCGTCCGCGGAGAACCGCGTCAAGGCCGTCGAGGCCCTGCGCGAGGGCGCCAAGGACTCGTCGATCGGGCGCCGCGGGGTGCTCAAGGGCGCGATGGTGACCTCGCTCGCGCTGTTCCCGCTGTCGATCGCGGTGCCGCTGGTCGGTAACCTCGGCGGCGACTGGAACGTGGCGCGCTCGAAGCACACGATGTGGCGCCGCGGGACGCGGCTGACGATCGACCCGAGCGGCCGGCCCATCAAGGCGTCGGACGTGACCATCGGCTCGGTGTTCCACGTCATCCCCCAGGGCCTCGAGGAGGCGGAGCACCCGCTGAACGAGAAGGCCAAGGCGGTCGTGCTGATGATCCGCATGGACCCGCGCGACATCCGCTCCGAGCAGGGCGAGGGCTGGTCGTACGACGGCATCGTGGCGTTCTCCAAGATCTGCACCCACGTCGGGTGCCCGGTCGCCCTCTACGAGCAGCAGACGCACCACATCCTGTGCCCGTGCCACCAGTCGACCTTCGACGCCGCGGACGGCGCCAAGGTCGTGTTCGGCCCGGCGAAGCGCCCGCTGCCCCAGCTGCCGATCACGGTCGACGACGAGGGCTACCTCGTCGCGCAGGACGGCTTCAACGAACCCATCGGCCCGTCGTTCTGGGAGCGCCTGACATGA
- a CDS encoding ubiquinol-cytochrome c reductase cytochrome b subunit, whose amino-acid sequence MSTVDSPPQASAPPTAGARAAAATADYLDQRTGIGTAVKEFARKIFPDHWSFLLGEIALYSFVVLLISGTFLTMFFVPSMNEVHYHGPWAAMDGVQMSEAFASTLRLSFEVRGGLLMRQIHHWAALIFMAAIVTHMMRVFFTGAFRKPRELNWVVGFTLMILGLLAGFSGYSLPDDVLSGNGLRIADGVARAIPILGSYISFALFGGEFPGTDLIPRLFTVHVLLVPALILALIGLHLLFVVLHKHTQYPGSGRTDKNVVGYPLFPVYVAKAGGFFFVVFSVIALMAATMTINPVWNYGPFDPGVVSAGAQPDWYMLFLEGGLRLMPGWEFVIGQYTVSMNILVPGVVIPGLLFTTLALWPFIESFATGDKREHHVLDRPRNAPFRTAFGVSFLTAFFILILAGSNDLIATHFHLSINDITWTFRVLIFVAPAIAFWLTKRICLALQRKDREVVLHGHETGRIVRFASGEYIEVHKPLDAHERWLRVQHEPRRPVEIEPAEDSRGVRRKGYRKDLLRQRLSRVFYEDRVEPVTPAELAAAQSHGGHDALPAAHDDEHRAIGAGSGARQLASEPEDTEGTGGGAHR is encoded by the coding sequence ATGAGCACCGTCGACTCCCCGCCGCAGGCGTCGGCACCGCCGACCGCGGGCGCACGCGCCGCCGCGGCGACCGCCGACTACCTGGACCAGCGGACCGGCATCGGCACCGCGGTCAAGGAGTTCGCGCGCAAGATCTTCCCCGACCACTGGTCGTTCCTGCTGGGCGAGATCGCGCTCTACTCCTTCGTCGTGCTCCTCATCTCGGGCACGTTCCTCACGATGTTCTTCGTGCCCTCCATGAACGAGGTGCACTACCACGGCCCGTGGGCCGCGATGGACGGCGTGCAGATGTCCGAGGCGTTCGCCTCCACGCTGCGGCTGTCGTTCGAGGTCCGCGGCGGGCTGCTGATGCGGCAGATCCACCACTGGGCCGCGCTGATCTTCATGGCCGCGATCGTCACGCACATGATGCGCGTCTTCTTCACGGGCGCGTTCCGCAAGCCGCGCGAGCTCAACTGGGTCGTCGGCTTCACGCTGATGATCCTGGGCCTGCTCGCCGGGTTCTCCGGCTACTCGCTGCCCGACGACGTGCTGTCCGGCAACGGCCTGCGGATCGCGGACGGCGTGGCCCGCGCGATCCCGATCCTCGGCTCGTACATCTCGTTCGCGCTGTTCGGCGGCGAGTTCCCGGGGACCGACCTGATCCCGCGCCTGTTCACCGTGCACGTGCTGCTGGTGCCGGCGCTGATCCTCGCCCTCATCGGCCTGCACCTGCTGTTCGTCGTGCTGCACAAGCACACGCAGTACCCGGGTTCGGGCCGCACCGACAAGAACGTCGTCGGCTACCCGCTGTTCCCGGTGTACGTGGCGAAGGCCGGCGGGTTCTTCTTCGTCGTGTTCTCGGTCATCGCGCTGATGGCCGCCACGATGACGATCAACCCGGTCTGGAACTACGGGCCGTTCGACCCGGGCGTCGTGTCCGCCGGCGCGCAGCCCGACTGGTACATGCTCTTCCTCGAGGGCGGCCTGCGCCTCATGCCGGGCTGGGAGTTCGTCATCGGGCAGTACACGGTCTCGATGAACATCCTGGTGCCGGGCGTGGTGATCCCCGGCCTGCTGTTCACGACGCTGGCCCTGTGGCCGTTCATCGAGTCGTTCGCCACGGGCGACAAGCGCGAGCACCACGTGCTCGACCGCCCGCGCAACGCCCCGTTCCGCACCGCGTTCGGCGTCTCGTTCCTCACGGCGTTCTTCATCCTGATCCTCGCCGGGTCGAACGACCTCATCGCGACGCACTTCCACCTGTCGATCAACGACATCACGTGGACGTTCCGGGTGCTGATCTTCGTGGCCCCCGCGATCGCGTTCTGGCTGACCAAGCGGATCTGCCTCGCGCTGCAGCGCAAGGACCGCGAGGTCGTGCTCCACGGGCACGAGACCGGGCGCATCGTCCGGTTCGCGTCCGGCGAGTACATCGAGGTGCACAAGCCCCTCGACGCGCACGAGCGGTGGCTGCGCGTGCAGCACGAGCCGCGCCGGCCCGTCGAGATCGAGCCGGCGGAGGACTCCCGCGGCGTCCGGCGCAAGGGCTACCGCAAGGACCTGCTGCGCCAGCGCCTCTCGCGCGTGTTCTACGAGGACCGCGTCGAGCCGGTCACGCCGGCGGAGCTCGCGGCGGCGCAGTCGCACGGCGGGCACGACGCCCTGCCGGCGGCGCACGACGACGAGCACCGGGCGATCGGTGCCGGTAGCGGTGCCCGTCAGCTCGCGTCGGAGCCCGAGGACACCGAGGGCACGGGCGGCGGCGCGCACCGCTGA
- a CDS encoding DEDD exonuclease domain-containing protein, translated as MVFRSPVPPREDLTRQPVGRPVQVTLDDIGTPLSDVTFVVVDLETTGAAPGASAITEVGAVKVRGGEVLGEFQTLVDPGGPVPAQIQVLTGITTAMVVGAPRIGSVLPSFLEFARGAVLVAHNAPFDVGFLKAAAAETGHAWPGFPVVDTVRLARRVVTRDEAPNHKLSTLAALFHATTTPEHRALADARATVDVLHALLSRLAPLGITHLEDLATAGDAVPSDIRRKRHLADGLPDAPGVYLFRGPRDEVLYVGTSTSLRSRVRSYFTAAEKRSRMREMVRIAESVTPVVCATPLEAQVRELRLIAEHDPRYNRRSRAPERMPWIRLTDEPFPRLSVVREVRPGATHIGPFSSRSAAQSAVEALHDAFAIRRCTSRLPAVPAPGATACHLAEIGRCPAPCVRPEAAAEHAATVDRVREAMTADPAGVVDAHAGRIAGLARQERYEEAATVRDRLAAFLRGSARAQRLAPLSACAELVAARRTDAGGWELVLVRHGRLAGTALVPPRTDPTPAIESLRASGEHVDPPVPPAPAGHPEEADLVLGWLGRPGVRIVSVSTPWSYPVRSAQARTDPAAAVGTTWLEDAEAEARAERDAQFERDAATPLPAPHDVRPPAVAAPEPAPAAGPGAAPGEASAPGHPSAPALVPPPDPDARRAARDDPAGAAGAA; from the coding sequence CCGGCGCCGCACCCGGGGCGTCCGCCATCACGGAGGTCGGCGCGGTCAAGGTGCGCGGGGGCGAGGTGCTCGGCGAGTTCCAGACGCTCGTCGACCCGGGCGGCCCGGTGCCGGCCCAGATCCAGGTCCTCACGGGCATCACGACCGCGATGGTCGTCGGCGCACCTCGCATCGGGTCGGTGCTGCCGTCGTTCCTCGAGTTCGCGCGGGGTGCGGTCCTGGTCGCGCACAACGCGCCGTTCGACGTGGGCTTCCTCAAGGCGGCCGCGGCCGAGACGGGCCACGCCTGGCCGGGCTTCCCGGTCGTCGACACCGTCAGGCTCGCCCGTCGTGTCGTGACCCGCGACGAGGCCCCGAACCACAAGCTGTCCACGCTGGCCGCCCTGTTCCACGCGACGACGACACCCGAGCACCGGGCGCTGGCCGACGCCCGGGCCACGGTCGACGTGCTCCACGCCCTGCTGAGCCGCCTCGCGCCGCTCGGCATCACGCACCTCGAGGACCTGGCGACGGCGGGCGACGCGGTGCCGTCGGACATCCGGCGCAAGCGGCACCTCGCCGACGGGCTGCCGGACGCGCCGGGCGTCTACCTGTTCCGGGGACCACGCGACGAGGTGCTCTACGTCGGCACCTCGACCTCGCTGCGGTCGCGCGTCCGGTCGTACTTCACGGCGGCCGAGAAGCGCTCGCGGATGCGGGAGATGGTGCGCATCGCCGAGTCGGTCACGCCCGTCGTGTGCGCGACGCCGCTGGAGGCCCAGGTGCGCGAGCTCCGCCTGATCGCGGAGCACGACCCGCGCTACAACCGGCGTTCCCGGGCGCCGGAGCGCATGCCCTGGATCCGGCTCACGGACGAGCCGTTCCCGCGCCTGTCGGTCGTCCGGGAGGTCCGCCCGGGCGCGACCCACATCGGCCCGTTCTCCTCGCGCTCGGCGGCGCAGTCTGCGGTCGAGGCCCTGCACGACGCCTTCGCGATCCGGCGCTGCACGTCGCGTCTCCCCGCCGTGCCGGCGCCGGGCGCCACGGCGTGCCACCTCGCGGAGATCGGCCGCTGCCCGGCTCCGTGCGTCCGGCCCGAGGCCGCGGCCGAGCACGCGGCCACCGTGGACCGGGTGCGGGAGGCCATGACCGCGGACCCCGCGGGGGTGGTGGACGCGCACGCCGGCCGGATCGCGGGGCTCGCCCGGCAGGAGCGGTACGAGGAGGCGGCCACGGTCCGCGACCGCCTCGCGGCGTTCCTCCGGGGCTCGGCGCGTGCGCAGCGCCTGGCGCCCCTGTCGGCGTGCGCCGAGCTCGTCGCAGCCCGGCGGACGGACGCCGGCGGCTGGGAGCTCGTCCTCGTCCGGCACGGCCGGCTCGCCGGGACGGCGCTCGTGCCGCCCCGCACGGATCCCACGCCGGCCATCGAGTCGCTGCGCGCCAGCGGGGAGCACGTCGACCCTCCGGTTCCCCCGGCGCCGGCGGGACACCCGGAGGAGGCCGACCTCGTGCTCGGGTGGCTCGGGCGTCCCGGCGTGAGGATCGTCTCGGTGAGCACCCCGTGGTCGTACCCGGTGCGCTCCGCCCAGGCCCGCACCGACCCCGCGGCGGCCGTCGGCACCACGTGGCTGGAGGATGCCGAGGCGGAGGCGCGGGCCGAGCGCGACGCGCAGTTCGAGCGCGACGCCGCAACGCCGCTCCCAGCGCCGCACGACGTCCGCCCGCCTGCCGTCGCTGCGCCCGAGCCGGCGCCCGCCGCCGGCCCGGGCGCAGCGCCCGGCGAGGCGTCCGCCCCGGGCCACCCGTCGGCCCCGGCCCTCGTGCCGCCGCCTGACCCCGACGCGCGGCGTGCGGCGCGGGACGACCCCGCGGGGGCCGCCGGCGCGGCATGA